ACCCAGCAAACGACCAGGCGCCACGATGCGCCGTTGTGAGAACTAGTTATAACCTGATTTCGAGTCCGAAGTTCTCTGGGATcgcaaataaaaattctttttcctccatttttaccGAATTTACTAAATCTCTgtaaaattgcctaaaattgaacTTATTTATGTCTTCAGAAAAGTATGTCTCAGAAAAATGTTTGTGTAAGCTTCGGAAAGAACTGAACTGCCATCAAGAAACTGCCCTAgtgacaatatttaaaaattcaacaacaaCCTCAAACAACCAAGAGATGTTTAAAGCACGGGTGTCTCTGGTGGAAACAGTCTCCAAAGCCCCCTGTGAGAAGCCCATCTGCCCCAGCCACAATCCCTCGGGCACCGCCCAGGGTTCCAGGATCCCTGTAAcccgcaacacacacacacacacacatctctctctttctttctgtcacacactcacacatacactcacacaaacacgctggccaggcacagcagcaggGAGGGGCATCATTTCATTTAGTTTATTAGACAAAAATATATGATTTAGACAAGTTCGCTGACGCGCTATTTACAATCTGAAATCACTCTATATACAGAAAGGGGGGGAAGAGACACAAGCACGTGGGGGCATTTACCGAACCCGACCATCGCAGCCACCCGAGCCGCCGGCAGAGGCCTGGCCGCCTGGACGCGAGCTCGGGATCGAACAAGCCCCTTTCTGCAGAAAGCGATGGATGGGAGTCCTTGACGTCGTTGTCATATTTGTTCTTTACACCAGTCTGAAATATTTGTCTTAATTCCTCCcacattccctccctccccaactcctcccccctccccccccgcAAAAGTAAAAGAAGACCCTTAATCAGGCTGACGGGAGGGCTGCTAGGATCCGCGGCGTTCCCTCCTGCGGGGCCAACGAGCTGCAGGGGAAACACAGCGAGACAAGAAGACAGGAGCACCGTGAGTTGGGGGCGCGGGGCCGGGCGTCGCCGGTTCCTGCAGCGGAGCCCGGGGGGCGGAGTCCACAGCCAGCGCGGCTCCCGGCTCGGGAGAAACTGCAGTCTCCTCTGCTAGCCCGGCGCCCGGGGCTGGCGGTGAGCGCTCCTTCTACAACCACTGCGCGACCCCCACCGCCACCCGGCCAGTTCCGCCCGGGTCCCGaccacccctcctccccaccgCCTCTCTCCAGAGCAAAAGCAAGCCGCACTCACTTGTCGCGTACCGGCTGAAAGGGCGACTTTAACTGCGGGGCCGGCGAATCCGGCCTGGGGACGAGGTCTCTCTCTGCGAGGGATTGGAAGAGGCAGTTAGGACCGAGGGAGGAGCGGGAGAGGGCCCAGGCCTCCTTTCCACCAACTCCTGCCTGCTGCTCAGGCAGGTTCGCCGAGACTCATCCCCCCCCATCCCCACCGCCACCCCAGAGCAGGCCCGCAGGTGGGGAAAAGCTCTCTTGAGAGAGCCCTTGGGACCTGCCTGCCTTTCTAAACGGAAGCAGGGATTAAGCACAGCCCCGGACTTGGCGGCCACTGCCCGGTACCCTCCCGGCCCAGGATGCACCCCAGGCTaccacaccctgcctggcctctgcATTCCCAGCTAGGGGACAAGTGGGCACGGCCCCCCCGGCAGGGTACCTGGGAGCGTGGGGCTGCTGCGGGCCGAGGCCTTGTCTCCGCTGAGCGCCCCGGGGACCACGGCGACTGGCGGCTGCGGCGGTGGAGGTGCAGGAAGGTGAGGGCCGTGGGGCGCGGCATGGGGCGCGCCGACTCCCAGGAAGGGGCGCATGTTGAGCAGCGAGCCCTGGGCGAGGAATGCGCCGTTGGTCCAGTTGGAGAACTTGCCGATGTGGCAGGTGTACAGTCCGTGGCTGGGCAGGAAGGCAGGGTGCTGCAGCGGCGCGCCGGCGGAGGGCCCGTGAGCTCCGGGGTGGccggcgggcggcggcggcgaggCCTTGGGCGCACCGTCGGGGCTCGTGGCCGTCTCTGCCAGGGACCAGATCTTGGGCTTGCCGTGCGGCGCACCCTGCAGGCCGCCCGCTGCAGCGCCGGGACTCAGCAGGCGGGTGCTGCCGGGCTCGGGGGCCTCCTTGGCCAGGCCCAACGGGGAGTCCTGGGGCTTGAGAACGTCGACGGCGGCCAGCGGCGAGCCTTGGTCCCGGGCAAGGGCCGAAGCGGGTGCGGGCGCGTGCGGAGCCTCGGCCTTGTCCTCGTCGTCCTCGTTGCTCTGGTCGCCATCGTGCTCGTCGATCTTGTCGATGTCGATGCTCTCCAGGTCGATCTCCTCGTCGTCCTCGGTCTTCTCCGGGTCGCCCTCGGTGTCGCTGCCAAAGAGCGCTCCATCTTCCTGGTCCTTGCTGCGCGCTCCCCACGTCACCTTGTTCTCTTTCTTGAGGCGCCGGCGCGCGTTGGCGAACCAGGTGGAGACCTGCGTGAGGGTCATCTTGGTGATGATGGCCAGCATGATCTTCTCCCCCTTGGTGGGGTAGGGGTTCTTGCGGTGCTCGTTGAGCCAGGCCTTGAGCGTGCTGGTGCTCTCGCGCGTGGCGTTTTTGGGTCGCCCGGGGTCCCCGTATTGGAACTGGCCATAGGGGTAATAAGCAGGAGCCGTGTGGGCTGCAAAGGTGGCCGGGTGCACCCCAGGGTTGTCCTTGAGTTCATACTGCGAGCCCTGCAGCCACAGGATACAACCAGCGagtagagagaagagggaggtggagagagagagagagagagagagagagagagagatatgagTCCCCAAGCTGGGAAAATGGGAAGCACCCGCTCCTGGGGGCTCCAGGGTCGCCAGGACGCTTTGCGGGGCTCTGCAGTGCCCTGCAGACCTGGAAgtcccccgccccctccccagtTCACTGCCCGGGAGAAGGGGAGCCAGGACCCGAGCCGACTTCAGGAATGCCCTTTCACCCACTATGGAGAGCTTTTTTGCCACTCTAGAAAAGTTCCCAAAACGGTGCATCTCCAGAAGAGTACAACAGAAGCCGCGACCCCTGCCAGTTCCCTAGGCGACCCCTGTCCCCGTCACCAACCGCTGGAGAAAACTGCATTTCCAAGTTTATCTTTCACTAGCTAGAGGGAAAAACCTTTCAACTGAGCTGATAAAGCCATTTCTACAAACGTTAAGGGCCCAgagccccagcctcctccctgtgACCCTGAggcgctaaaaaaaaaaaaaacccgggTTTTCTACCAGTCTAAATCCGCCAGCAATTTAAAACGAAAGCACACTCCTTTGCCTTCCAAATTAATCTGCATATAATGGTTCACCCACATTTAAAGGTCTTTAGTGGTGAcaggtaatttaaaattttaatcccgGCCATTACctacaataataacaaaaacaccatttaaaaaaaatacaaaaggaaggcTTAGCCTGTAAAATATTAACGCCAGCGCTGGGAGCCACCGGCGGCCGAGAGCGAAACCGGTTCAGTTTCTTCGGCCTTCTCAGTTACTCCATCTCTGAAGTTTGACTTTGATCCGGAGGAGCAAACACACACTGTTTGCAGGCGTTTAGAGGTGGTGATTTATTTGCAATCAATATTCTTTTTATCATCAGTAGTAAAACACAGCAAGT
This Callithrix jacchus isolate 240 chromosome 2, calJac240_pri, whole genome shotgun sequence DNA region includes the following protein-coding sequences:
- the IRX1 gene encoding iroquois-class homeodomain protein IRX-1 isoform X1, with the translated sequence MSFPQLGYPQYLSAAGPGAYGGERPGVLAAAAAAAAAASSGRPGAAELGAGAGAAAVTSVLGMYAAAGPYPGAPNYSAFLPYAADLSLFSQMGSQYELKDNPGVHPATFAAHTAPAYYPYGQFQYGDPGRPKNATRESTSTLKAWLNEHRKNPYPTKGEKIMLAIITKMTLTQVSTWFANARRRLKKENKVTWGARSKDQEDGALFGSDTEGDPEKTEDDEEIDLESIDIDKIDEHDGDQSNEDDEDKAEAPHAPAPASALARDQGSPLAAVDVLKPQDSPLGLAKEAPEPGSTRLLSPGAAAGGLQGAPHGKPKIWSLAETATSPDGAPKASPPPPAGHPGAHGPSAGAPLQHPAFLPSHGLYTCHIGKFSNWTNGAFLAQGSLLNMRPFLGVGAPHAAPHGPHLPAPPPPQPPVAVVPGALSGDKASARSSPTLPERDLVPRPDSPAPQLKSPFQPLVGPAGGNAADPSSPPVSLIKGLLLLLRGGRGEELGREGMWEELRQIFQTGVKNKYDNDVKDSHPSLSAERGLFDPELASRRPGLCRRLGWLRWSGSVNAPTCLCLFPPFLYIE
- the IRX1 gene encoding iroquois-class homeodomain protein IRX-1 isoform X2, producing MSFPQLGYPQYLSAAGPGAYGGERPGVLAAAAAAAAAASSGRPGAAELGAGAGAAAVTSVLGMYAAAGPYPGAPNYSAFLPYAADLSLFSQMGSQYELKDNPGVHPATFAAHTAPAYYPYGQFQYGDPGRPKNATRESTSTLKAWLNEHRKNPYPTKGEKIMLAIITKMTLTQVSTWFANARRRLKKENKVTWGARSKDQEDGALFGSDTEGDPEKTEDDEEIDLESIDIDKIDEHDGDQSNEDDEDKAEAPHAPAPASALARDQGSPLAAVDVLKPQDSPLGLAKEAPEPGSTRLLSPGAAAGGLQGAPHGKPKIWSLAETATSPDGAPKASPPPPAGHPGAHGPSAGAPLQHPAFLPSHGLYTCHIGKFSNWTNGAFLAQGSLLNMRPFLGVGAPHAAPHGPHLPAPPPPQPPVAVVPGALSGDKASARSSPTLPERDLVPRPDSPAPQLKSPFQPVRDNSLAPQEGTPRILAALPSA